One segment of Variovorax sp. PAMC28562 DNA contains the following:
- a CDS encoding NuoB/complex I 20 kDa subunit family protein yields MAIEGVMKEGFVTTTYDSVVNWAKTGSLWPMTFGLACCAVEMMHAGAARYDIDRFGMLFRPSPRQSDLMIVAGTLCNKMAPALRKVYDQMPEPRWVLSMGSCANGGGYYHYSYSVVRGCDRIVPVDVYVPGCPPTAEALLYGVIQLQQKIRRTNTIARA; encoded by the coding sequence ATGGCCATTGAAGGCGTCATGAAAGAAGGCTTCGTCACCACCACATACGACTCAGTGGTGAATTGGGCGAAGACCGGATCACTGTGGCCGATGACATTCGGTCTGGCCTGCTGCGCAGTTGAAATGATGCATGCGGGCGCGGCCCGCTACGACATCGACCGCTTCGGCATGTTGTTTCGGCCGAGTCCGCGTCAGTCCGATCTGATGATCGTGGCGGGCACGCTCTGCAACAAGATGGCTCCTGCCTTGCGCAAAGTCTACGACCAGATGCCCGAGCCGCGTTGGGTGCTCTCGATGGGATCGTGTGCCAATGGCGGCGGTTACTACCACTACAGCTATTCCGTCGTGCGTGGTTGCGACCGCATCGTGCCTGTCGACGTGTATGTGCCGGGTTGCCCGCCCACCGCCGAGGCATTGCTGTACGGAGTGATCCAGTTGCAGCAAAAAATTCGCCGCACCAACACCATTGCCCGCGCCTGA
- a CDS encoding NADH-quinone oxidoreductase subunit C yields MTDFAISPDALLANITETLGVKAKSIKLALGEVTVVVDATDYIEAAVMLRDAPGCRFEQLIDLCGLDYSEYRDGEWHGERFCVVTHLLSVSLNQRVRLKVFAPNEDLPVVDSLQPVWSAATWFEREAFDLYGIVFEGHDDLRRILTDYGFIGHPFRKDFPVSGHVEMRYDAEQKRVVYQPVSIEPREVTPRVIREDNYGGLH; encoded by the coding sequence ATGACGGACTTTGCAATTTCGCCCGACGCGCTTCTGGCGAACATCACCGAGACGCTGGGCGTCAAGGCCAAGAGCATCAAGCTGGCTTTGGGTGAAGTGACTGTGGTGGTCGACGCTACCGACTACATTGAAGCGGCAGTCATGCTGCGCGATGCGCCTGGTTGCCGCTTCGAGCAGCTCATCGATTTGTGCGGGCTCGACTACTCCGAGTACCGCGACGGGGAATGGCATGGCGAACGGTTTTGCGTCGTGACGCATCTGCTTTCGGTCAGCCTGAATCAGCGTGTGCGACTCAAGGTGTTCGCACCCAACGAAGATTTGCCGGTCGTCGATTCTTTGCAGCCTGTGTGGAGTGCCGCGACCTGGTTCGAGCGCGAAGCCTTCGACCTGTACGGCATCGTGTTCGAAGGGCATGACGACTTGCGCCGCATCCTGACCGACTACGGATTCATCGGCCATCCGTTCCGCAAAGACTTCCCGGTGTCGGGCCACGTCGAAATGCGCTATGACGCCGAGCAGAAGCGAGTCGTCTATCAACCCGTTTCGATCGAACCGCGAGAGGTCACGCCACGCGTGATTCGCGAAGACAACTACGGCGGACTGCACTGA
- a CDS encoding NADH-quinone oxidoreductase subunit D yields MAEIKNYTLNFGPQHPAAHGVLRLVLELDGEVIQRADPHIGLLHRATEKLAESRTFIQSLPYMDRLDYVSMMSNEHAYCLAIEKLLGLEVPIRAQYIRVMFAEITRLLNHLLWLGAHGLDCGAMNVLIYCFREREDLFDMYEAVSGARMHAAYFRPGGVYRDLPDAMPQYKVSKIKNAKAIDRLNENRQGSLLDFIDDFSKRFPKMVDEYETLLTDNRIWKQRTVGIGVVTPERALNLGFTGPMLRGSGIEWDLRKKQPYDVYDQMDFDIAIGKTGDCYDRYLVRIEEMRQANRIIQQCSAWLRTNDGPVITANHKVAAPARESMKANMEELIHHFKLFTEGFHVPEGEAYAAVEHPKGEFGIYLVSDGANKPYRLKIRPPGFPHLAALDEMARGHMIADAVAVIGTMDIVFGEIDR; encoded by the coding sequence ATGGCGGAAATCAAGAATTACACGCTGAACTTCGGCCCGCAGCATCCGGCAGCGCACGGTGTGCTGCGCCTCGTGCTCGAGCTCGACGGCGAAGTCATACAGCGCGCCGATCCGCACATCGGTCTGCTGCACCGCGCGACTGAAAAGCTCGCCGAGTCGCGCACGTTCATTCAGTCGTTGCCCTACATGGACCGCCTCGACTACGTGTCGATGATGAGCAACGAGCACGCGTATTGCCTCGCCATCGAGAAGCTTCTTGGCCTCGAGGTGCCCATCCGGGCGCAGTACATCCGTGTCATGTTCGCTGAGATCACGCGGTTGCTGAACCATCTGCTGTGGCTGGGTGCGCATGGTCTGGACTGCGGTGCCATGAACGTGCTCATCTATTGCTTTCGCGAGCGTGAAGACCTGTTCGACATGTACGAAGCGGTTTCAGGCGCCCGCATGCATGCCGCTTATTTCCGTCCTGGCGGCGTGTATCGCGACTTGCCGGATGCGATGCCGCAATACAAGGTCAGCAAGATCAAGAACGCCAAGGCGATCGATCGGCTGAACGAAAATCGCCAGGGATCGTTGCTTGATTTCATCGACGATTTCAGCAAGCGCTTTCCGAAGATGGTTGACGAGTACGAGACACTTCTCACCGACAACCGCATCTGGAAACAACGCACGGTAGGTATCGGCGTCGTGACACCGGAGCGCGCGTTGAACCTGGGCTTTACTGGTCCGATGTTGCGTGGTTCCGGCATCGAATGGGATTTGCGCAAGAAGCAGCCGTACGACGTCTACGACCAGATGGATTTCGACATCGCCATCGGCAAGACTGGCGACTGCTATGACCGCTATCTGGTTCGCATCGAAGAGATGCGCCAGGCCAATCGGATCATCCAGCAGTGCTCTGCCTGGTTGCGCACGAACGATGGCCCGGTGATAACCGCCAACCATAAGGTGGCGGCTCCGGCACGCGAATCGATGAAGGCGAACATGGAGGAGTTGATCCACCACTTCAAGCTTTTCACCGAAGGGTTCCATGTGCCCGAAGGCGAGGCGTATGCCGCTGTCGAGCACCCCAAGGGCGAGTTCGGCATCTACCTAGTGAGCGACGGTGCCAACAAGCCATACCGCCTCAAGATCCGGCCGCCAGGTTTTCCGCATTTGGCCGCGCTCGACGAGATGGCGCGTGGTCACATGATTGCCGATGCCGTCGCCGTGATCGGCACGATGGACATCGTGTTCGGCGAAATCGACAGGTGA
- the nuoE gene encoding NADH-quinone oxidoreductase subunit NuoE, with amino-acid sequence MNSDTLKHASAPLSQEMLDKFAREVAKYPPAGKDSAVMACLAFIQQEEGYVSLQRERDVAEYLSMAPIAVHEVTTFYNMYNQHPVGKYKLNVCTNLPCLLRDGAKALAHLEKKLGIVMGGTTADGFFTLQQSECLGACADSPVMLVNDRTMCSFMSNEKLDQLIDGLRGATTGEAS; translated from the coding sequence ATGAATTCAGACACCTTGAAGCATGCGTCGGCGCCTCTCTCGCAAGAGATGCTAGACAAGTTCGCGCGAGAAGTTGCCAAGTACCCGCCTGCAGGCAAAGACTCTGCAGTGATGGCCTGCCTGGCGTTTATCCAGCAGGAAGAAGGCTACGTAAGCCTGCAGCGCGAGCGTGATGTGGCTGAGTACCTCAGCATGGCGCCGATTGCGGTGCATGAGGTGACGACCTTCTACAACATGTACAACCAGCATCCGGTGGGCAAGTACAAGCTCAACGTGTGCACCAACCTGCCGTGCCTGTTGCGTGATGGCGCCAAGGCGCTGGCGCATCTCGAAAAGAAGCTGGGTATCGTGATGGGCGGCACCACGGCCGACGGTTTCTTCACGCTGCAGCAAAGCGAGTGCCTGGGCGCCTGCGCGGACTCGCCGGTCATGCTGGTCAACGACCGCACGATGTGCAGCTTCATGAGCAACGAAAAGCTCGATCAACTCATTGACGGTTTGCGCGGTGCAACCACCGGAGAGGCTTCCTGA